One genomic window of Leptotrichia shahii includes the following:
- a CDS encoding TlyA family RNA methyltransferase, with the protein MKKRLDLILVERELFETREKAKREIMAGNVIVNEQVETKAGTMFMDNDKLKIRIKDKLKYVSRGGLKLEKAIKTWDLDFKDKLVLDIGASTGGFTDCALQNGAKCVYSVDVGKNQLDWKLRNDERVLSLEEMHIKDLKQEDINNEKVNFIVIDVSFISLTKVIPYFKKFLAKTGNIVMLVKPQFEVGREKIGRNGVVENEEYHDEAIKKIISFSKEGGYELLGVEDSPIRGTKGNKEFLMLLKFS; encoded by the coding sequence ATGAAAAAAAGATTAGATTTAATTCTGGTGGAACGGGAGCTTTTTGAGACACGGGAAAAGGCAAAAAGGGAAATAATGGCAGGTAATGTCATTGTAAATGAACAAGTTGAGACAAAGGCAGGAACTATGTTTATGGACAATGATAAATTAAAAATTCGTATCAAGGATAAACTAAAATACGTCAGTCGTGGTGGCTTGAAATTAGAAAAGGCTATAAAAACTTGGGATTTAGATTTTAAGGATAAATTAGTACTTGATATTGGAGCATCTACTGGAGGATTTACCGATTGTGCCTTGCAAAATGGTGCAAAATGTGTGTATAGTGTTGATGTTGGAAAAAATCAGCTCGACTGGAAATTGAGAAACGATGAAAGAGTTCTTTCATTGGAGGAAATGCACATAAAGGATCTCAAGCAAGAGGATATTAATAATGAAAAGGTAAATTTCATAGTAATTGATGTTTCTTTTATTTCTTTGACAAAAGTTATTCCATATTTTAAAAAGTTTCTTGCAAAAACTGGTAATATTGTGATGTTAGTAAAGCCGCAATTTGAAGTTGGAAGAGAAAAAATTGGAAGAAATGGCGTTGTAGAAAATGAAGAATATCATGATGAAGCTATAAAAAAAATAATTTCTTTTTCAAAAGAAGGTGGATATGAATTACTTGGCGTAGAAGATTCGCCAATAAGAGGAACAAAGGGAAATAAGGAGTTTTTAATGTTATTGAAATTTTCATAA
- a CDS encoding S41 family peptidase, which produces MKKNKIVQAILGLVLVSMPLFAATTIVKTSKNDKDTSAGYTKDATELNRIVDVINIIENNFVGKEATPSKNDLYEGAVAGVVNRLKDPYSEYLSKADLADFSEDMDGEYVGVGMSISKKKGEALEVVSPFIGSPAEKVGIKIKDKITKVDGKDILPLTANETVKLLKGKEGTKVDVEVVREGKKEPMKFTLTRAKIKLEMVESKMLENNIGYVSLLKFGNHVGAEVEKAIKDLQAKGMKGLILDLRSNPGGSLQEAQDIASLFVKDDLIVYLKYKNGQQRNYNRTLKNLGNFPLIVLTNKASASASEIVTGAIKDYKRGTIIGEKTFGKGIVQQVIPLRTDDAIKLTIAQYFTPKGNYIHEKGIEPDIEVKMEELLTLKGYTNESEQARKNREKEIEEIITKDKGKEEAAKIISAGDVQLKRAIEEMNKKIKK; this is translated from the coding sequence ATGAAAAAAAACAAAATAGTACAGGCAATATTAGGACTTGTATTAGTGAGTATGCCTTTATTTGCGGCAACTACTATAGTAAAAACATCAAAAAATGATAAGGATACAAGTGCTGGATACACAAAAGATGCGACAGAATTGAACAGAATTGTAGATGTAATTAATATTATTGAAAATAATTTTGTTGGAAAGGAAGCTACTCCAAGTAAGAATGATCTTTATGAAGGTGCTGTTGCAGGAGTTGTAAATAGATTGAAGGATCCTTATTCAGAATATTTATCTAAAGCAGATCTTGCTGATTTTTCAGAAGATATGGATGGAGAATATGTTGGAGTTGGAATGAGCATTAGCAAGAAAAAAGGAGAAGCTCTTGAAGTTGTTTCACCATTTATAGGAAGTCCTGCTGAAAAAGTTGGAATTAAAATAAAAGATAAAATTACAAAAGTCGATGGAAAGGATATTTTACCGCTTACAGCAAATGAGACTGTAAAACTTTTGAAGGGTAAAGAAGGTACAAAAGTTGATGTGGAAGTGGTTAGAGAAGGTAAAAAGGAGCCAATGAAATTCACATTGACAAGAGCAAAAATTAAATTAGAAATGGTAGAAAGTAAAATGCTCGAAAACAATATTGGTTATGTTAGTCTTTTGAAGTTTGGAAATCATGTTGGAGCAGAAGTTGAAAAAGCTATAAAAGATTTACAAGCTAAAGGAATGAAAGGTTTAATTCTAGATTTACGTTCTAATCCAGGAGGATCGCTTCAAGAAGCACAGGATATAGCTTCTCTTTTTGTAAAAGATGATTTGATAGTTTATTTGAAATATAAAAATGGACAACAAAGAAACTACAACAGAACTTTAAAAAATCTTGGTAATTTCCCATTAATTGTATTGACAAATAAAGCAAGTGCAAGTGCATCAGAAATTGTAACAGGTGCAATTAAAGATTATAAGCGTGGAACAATTATTGGAGAAAAGACATTTGGAAAAGGAATCGTGCAACAAGTTATACCTTTAAGAACTGATGATGCTATAAAACTTACTATCGCCCAATATTTCACACCAAAAGGAAATTATATTCATGAAAAAGGTATTGAACCTGACATAGAAGTTAAAATGGAAGAATTGCTGACATTAAAAGGTTATACTAACGAAAGTGAACAAGCTAGAAAAAACAGAGAAAAAGAAATCGAAGAAATAATAACAAAAGATA
- the gatA gene encoding Asp-tRNA(Asn)/Glu-tRNA(Gln) amidotransferase subunit GatA: MSLYKKTASEIAGMIKNKEISSEEVTKSFLDRIEKTEEKIGAFSNVFPKKAIDEAKKYDSENNEEDRKNYDIELLFGVPVALKDNIVSKGDLTTAASKILKNYVGVYDATVVEKLKKAGTPIIGKANMDEFAMGSSNENSSIKSVSNPWDLTRVPGGSSGGSAAMVAAGQAPIALGSDTGGSIRQPACLTGTVGIKPTYGRVSRYGLMAFGSSLDQIGALAKSTEDLARLLQIIAGYDEKDATSVNVEVPNYLESLNNDLKGLKIGIPKEYFAEGLDENIKKVIMDSVEKLKELGAEIKEVSLPYSKYAISTYYIISSAEAASNLSRYDGVRYGVRESNEDVEKMYVESRTKGFGDEVKRRIMIGNYVLSSGFYDAYYKKASQVRRLIRDDFSKALKEVDVLLTPVSPTTAFKKGEKITDPVQMYLGDIFTVSINMAGLPAISVPAGFVDGLPVGIQLIGNYFREDLLFNISHKFEGVRGEIEYPEF; encoded by the coding sequence ATGAGTTTATATAAAAAAACGGCTAGTGAAATAGCTGGAATGATAAAAAATAAAGAAATTTCTTCTGAAGAAGTGACAAAATCTTTTTTGGATAGAATTGAGAAAACTGAAGAAAAAATAGGAGCATTTTCTAATGTATTTCCTAAAAAGGCTATAGATGAGGCAAAAAAATATGATTCTGAAAACAATGAGGAAGATAGGAAAAATTATGATATTGAGTTGTTGTTTGGAGTGCCTGTGGCTTTGAAGGACAATATTGTATCAAAAGGAGATTTGACTACGGCTGCATCGAAAATTCTTAAAAATTATGTGGGAGTTTATGATGCGACAGTTGTGGAAAAATTGAAAAAAGCTGGAACACCGATAATTGGGAAAGCTAATATGGATGAGTTTGCGATGGGGTCTTCAAATGAGAATTCGTCGATAAAATCAGTTTCTAATCCGTGGGATTTGACAAGAGTTCCTGGTGGAAGTAGTGGAGGATCGGCAGCGATGGTTGCAGCGGGACAAGCACCGATTGCACTTGGTTCAGATACTGGTGGAAGTATTAGACAACCTGCTTGTTTGACTGGAACTGTTGGGATTAAGCCGACTTATGGAAGAGTTTCAAGATACGGACTTATGGCATTTGGATCTTCACTTGATCAAATTGGAGCTTTGGCAAAATCGACTGAAGATTTGGCTAGACTTTTGCAAATAATTGCGGGATATGATGAAAAGGATGCGACAAGTGTAAATGTGGAAGTTCCTAACTATTTGGAAAGTTTGAATAATGATTTGAAAGGCTTGAAAATTGGGATTCCAAAAGAATATTTTGCAGAAGGATTAGATGAAAATATTAAAAAAGTGATAATGGATTCGGTGGAAAAATTGAAGGAATTAGGAGCTGAAATTAAAGAAGTATCACTTCCATATTCAAAATATGCGATTTCTACTTATTACATAATTTCATCGGCTGAAGCTGCTTCAAACTTGTCAAGATACGACGGAGTAAGATACGGTGTGAGAGAAAGTAACGAAGATGTGGAAAAAATGTATGTTGAATCAAGAACAAAAGGTTTTGGAGATGAAGTAAAAAGAAGAATTATGATTGGAAACTATGTGTTAAGTTCTGGATTCTATGACGCTTATTACAAAAAGGCTTCGCAAGTTAGAAGACTTATTAGAGATGATTTTTCAAAAGCATTAAAAGAAGTAGATGTTTTATTAACACCAGTTTCTCCAACAACAGCATTTAAAAAAGGTGAAAAAATTACTGATCCAGTCCAGATGTATTTGGGAGATATTTTTACCGTATCAATAAATATGGCGGGGCTTCCTGCAATTTCAGTACCTGCTGGATTTGTAGATGGATTGCCAGTTGGAATTCAGTTGATTGGAAATTATTTTAGAGAAGATTTATTGTTTAATATTTCTCATAAATTTGAAGGTGTTCGTGGGGAAATTGAATATCCTGAGTTTTAA
- the priA gene encoding replication restart helicase PriA → MYYYEIYIENNRGIYTYKSKEKYEIGQWCIVNFINRYKMGLILAITEESKIQIDISKIKKIKEAAPVLSIPDNLMQLIKWIRNYYISDYYSVIKAVYPGALKLNYSKKAIYQKDFLENEYLIGEDNSENSLDEIKKFNDYMKKRKEVTIATLKKNFSSKIVEKAINEKVISIEKKVILNSKISKGEKKKSEIAEKEIILNDEQQKAVDTIKNSENQIFLLKGITGSGKTEIYINLIKESLKQGFGSIFLVPEISLTVQMIQRLEEEFHNEVAILHSKLTDKEKREEWTFIRNGEKKIVIGARSAIFAPVQNLKYIIVDEEHENTYKQENNPRYHVKNVAIKRAFLQNDNLEEDETVKSKKIKVILGSATPSFETYYQAQQGDIELVELTKRYKNAKLPKFEVIDLNETAENFSEKLLDKISQTLKKNEQAILILNRKAFSNLLKCKDCGNIPTCPNCSISLNYYKYDNQLKCHYCGYETQFNSTCDECGSHKMRQIGAGTEKIEEELAGLFPSARIVRVDSESIKTKQNYEKVYNDFKNHKYDIMLGTQIIAKGLDFSNVTLVGIINADIILNFPDFRASEKTFQLLTQASGRAGRGEKDGEVIIQTFNGENDVIKKTIESDYEGYYKNEMIIRKMLNYPPFGRIVILVISATEENLAKEKAQTLRKEIVKNIDTVVKLTTNNFISDAFKSPIYKINGRYRYQIFFKFERENILKIKKIIKKCAGKFQKTEKKLRITIDVDPINMM, encoded by the coding sequence ATGTATTATTATGAAATTTATATAGAGAATAATAGAGGAATATATACATATAAGTCTAAAGAAAAATACGAAATTGGACAATGGTGCATTGTCAATTTTATAAATAGGTATAAAATGGGGCTTATTCTAGCAATAACTGAAGAAAGTAAAATTCAGATTGATATTTCTAAAATAAAAAAAATTAAAGAGGCAGCCCCTGTTTTGTCCATTCCTGATAATCTTATGCAACTTATAAAATGGATAAGAAATTATTATATAAGCGATTATTATAGTGTCATAAAGGCAGTTTATCCAGGAGCATTGAAATTAAATTATTCTAAAAAGGCTATTTATCAAAAGGATTTCTTAGAAAATGAATATTTGATTGGAGAAGATAATTCAGAAAATAGTCTAGATGAAATAAAAAAATTTAATGATTATATGAAAAAGCGGAAGGAAGTTACAATTGCGACTTTGAAGAAAAATTTTTCCAGCAAGATTGTGGAAAAAGCAATAAACGAAAAAGTTATTTCTATTGAAAAAAAAGTAATTTTAAATTCTAAAATTTCAAAAGGGGAAAAGAAAAAAAGTGAAATTGCAGAAAAGGAAATTATTTTGAATGATGAGCAGCAAAAGGCTGTAGATACAATAAAAAATAGCGAAAACCAAATTTTTCTGCTAAAGGGAATAACTGGTTCAGGGAAAACTGAAATTTATATTAATTTGATAAAGGAATCCTTAAAGCAAGGATTTGGAAGTATTTTCCTAGTACCTGAAATTTCACTTACGGTTCAGATGATACAAAGACTTGAAGAGGAATTTCACAATGAAGTGGCTATTCTTCACAGCAAACTTACAGACAAGGAAAAGCGGGAAGAGTGGACATTTATACGAAATGGGGAAAAGAAAATAGTAATCGGGGCAAGATCGGCAATTTTTGCTCCAGTTCAGAATTTGAAGTATATCATTGTGGATGAGGAGCATGAAAATACCTATAAGCAGGAGAATAACCCACGTTATCACGTAAAAAATGTGGCGATAAAAAGAGCATTTTTGCAAAATGATAATTTGGAAGAAGATGAAACTGTAAAAAGTAAGAAAATAAAAGTGATTTTAGGCTCGGCAACTCCTTCATTTGAAACGTATTATCAAGCACAGCAAGGGGATATTGAATTAGTTGAGCTTACGAAACGGTATAAAAATGCAAAATTGCCCAAGTTTGAAGTTATCGATTTAAATGAAACTGCGGAAAATTTTTCTGAAAAACTATTGGACAAAATTTCACAAACTTTGAAAAAAAATGAACAAGCTATATTAATTTTGAATAGAAAAGCATTTTCAAATTTACTAAAATGTAAAGATTGCGGAAATATTCCAACTTGCCCAAATTGCAGTATTTCCTTGAATTATTACAAATATGACAATCAACTGAAATGTCATTATTGTGGTTATGAAACACAATTTAACAGCACGTGTGATGAATGTGGCAGTCATAAGATGAGGCAAATTGGGGCTGGAACTGAAAAAATCGAGGAAGAGCTAGCAGGACTATTTCCATCGGCTAGAATTGTAAGAGTGGATTCAGAAAGCATAAAAACTAAGCAAAATTATGAAAAAGTTTATAATGACTTTAAAAATCATAAATATGACATAATGCTTGGAACACAGATTATTGCAAAAGGATTGGACTTTTCAAATGTAACATTAGTTGGAATAATTAATGCTGATATAATCTTGAATTTTCCAGATTTTAGAGCTTCAGAAAAAACTTTTCAGCTGCTGACACAGGCTTCAGGGCGTGCAGGACGTGGAGAAAAAGATGGAGAAGTGATTATTCAGACTTTTAATGGAGAAAATGATGTAATAAAAAAAACTATCGAAAGTGATTATGAAGGTTACTACAAAAACGAGATGATTATACGAAAAATGTTAAATTATCCGCCTTTTGGAAGAATTGTGATTCTAGTAATTTCAGCGACAGAAGAAAATTTAGCAAAGGAAAAAGCTCAGACTTTACGGAAAGAAATTGTTAAAAATATAGATACTGTCGTGAAATTGACAACAAATAATTTTATATCGGATGCTTTTAAATCACCAATTTATAAGATAAACGGTAGATACCGATATCAGATATTTTTTAAATTTGAAAGAGAAAATATTTTGAAAATAAAAAAAATTATAAAAAAATGTGCTGGTAAATTTCAGAAAACGGAGAAAAAACTTAGAATAACCATTGATGTAGATCCTATAAATATGATGTAA
- the gatC gene encoding Asp-tRNA(Asn)/Glu-tRNA(Gln) amidotransferase subunit GatC, whose amino-acid sequence MLSKEDVLKIAALSKLEFSESEIEKFRVDLNKIFDHMEELNSVDTSEVEPLFNVLDLKDVLRKDVVKNSGIKKEILENAPNSDEEFIIVPKVVGENADN is encoded by the coding sequence ATGTTAAGCAAAGAAGATGTACTGAAAATAGCAGCACTTTCAAAGCTGGAATTTTCAGAAAGTGAAATTGAAAAATTTAGAGTGGATTTGAATAAAATTTTTGATCATATGGAAGAGTTGAATAGCGTGGATACGAGTGAGGTTGAGCCACTTTTTAATGTGCTTGATTTGAAGGATGTATTGAGAAAAGATGTTGTTAAGAATAGTGGAATTAAGAAAGAAATCTTGGAAAATGCACCAAATAGTGATGAGGAATTTATAATTGTTCCAAAAGTTGTGGGAGAAAATGCGGATAATTAG
- the gatB gene encoding Asp-tRNA(Asn)/Glu-tRNA(Gln) amidotransferase subunit GatB, whose translation MSIEYETVIGLEVHCQLKTNTKVWCSCDADYDNKHPNTSACPVCTGQPGALPKLNEKVLDYAIKAALALGCEINEESQFDRKNYFYPDSPKNYQITQYFKPYAENGTLKITTNSGKEAVVGIERIQIEEDTAKSIHTTSETLLNYNRASVPLIEIISKPEIKNAEEAYAYLNTLKDRLKYTKVSDVSMELGSLRCDANVSVRKKGEKELGTRTETKNLNSFKAVMRAIEYETNRQIEVIENGGRVVQETRLWDEENAVTKPMRSKEEAMDYRYFPEPDLPTLVISDERLEKVKGEMPEFADEKARRFVNEYKLHEMEAATLSSEQELAEYYEEIVNDTKEPRLAANWVLTEVLRVLKEKNISISEFNVTPKNLGKLIKLIQAKTISSKIAKDVFEILLTEDKDPEIIVKEKGLVQITDDSAIEKIVEQVLAENAQSVEDYKNGKSNALKYLVGQAMRLSKGKANPQMINEIILSRLEG comes from the coding sequence ATGAGTATTGAATATGAAACAGTCATCGGACTGGAAGTGCATTGTCAATTAAAAACAAATACAAAAGTATGGTGTTCGTGTGATGCCGATTATGATAACAAACATCCAAATACATCGGCGTGTCCAGTGTGTACTGGTCAACCAGGAGCATTGCCAAAATTGAATGAAAAAGTGCTTGATTATGCGATAAAAGCGGCACTTGCTTTGGGATGTGAGATAAATGAGGAGAGTCAATTTGATAGAAAAAATTATTTTTATCCAGATTCGCCAAAAAATTATCAAATTACGCAATATTTTAAACCTTATGCGGAAAATGGGACTTTGAAAATTACGACAAATTCTGGAAAAGAAGCAGTTGTTGGGATTGAGAGAATTCAAATTGAGGAAGATACGGCGAAAAGTATTCACACAACTTCTGAAACATTGTTGAATTACAACAGAGCGTCTGTTCCATTAATCGAGATTATTTCTAAGCCAGAAATTAAAAATGCTGAAGAGGCTTATGCGTACTTGAATACATTGAAGGATAGATTGAAATATACTAAAGTTAGTGATGTAAGTATGGAATTGGGGTCGCTTAGATGTGACGCAAATGTTTCTGTTAGAAAAAAAGGTGAAAAAGAATTAGGGACTAGAACGGAAACTAAAAACTTAAACTCGTTTAAAGCGGTTATGAGAGCTATTGAATATGAAACAAATAGACAAATTGAAGTGATCGAAAATGGTGGAAGAGTTGTTCAGGAAACTAGACTTTGGGATGAGGAAAATGCTGTAACTAAGCCAATGAGAAGTAAAGAGGAAGCTATGGATTACAGATATTTCCCTGAGCCAGATTTGCCTACACTTGTAATCTCTGACGAAAGATTGGAAAAAGTAAAAGGTGAAATGCCAGAATTTGCTGATGAAAAAGCGAGAAGATTTGTAAATGAGTATAAATTGCATGAAATGGAAGCTGCAACACTTTCTTCGGAACAAGAATTAGCTGAATATTATGAAGAAATTGTAAATGATACAAAAGAGCCAAGACTTGCGGCAAACTGGGTGTTGACAGAAGTTTTGAGAGTGTTGAAGGAAAAAAATATTTCGATTTCAGAATTTAATGTAACGCCAAAAAATTTAGGTAAATTGATTAAATTGATTCAAGCAAAAACAATTAGCTCAAAAATAGCGAAAGATGTATTTGAAATTTTATTGACAGAAGATAAAGATCCTGAAATTATCGTAAAAGAAAAAGGATTAGTTCAAATTACTGATGACAGTGCGATTGAGAAAATTGTTGAGCAAGTGTTGGCTGAAAATGCACAATCGGTTGAAGATTATAAAAATGGTAAGAGTAATGCACTAAAATATCTTGTTGGACAAGCGATGAGATTGTCTAAAGGCAAGGCTAATCCTCAAATGATTAATGAAATAATTTTATCTAGACTTGAAGGTTAA
- a CDS encoding penicillin-binding transpeptidase domain-containing protein, translating to MKKGKKKNNIIDRAKSNMEKNRKEQKVKNFFKVLLKYLNTFRGRFGLLVLFTTIGFAVILGKVYSLQTGGGKEYREKGEKQYSSQSFTKAKRGRISTSDGQVLAYDNEEFIINLNPSLIEQNNIDIVLEMLKKYIPELEIEKYKSEYLKDKQIQKKYLKVEHTIPYNTKIAIEAEIDNDIKNMKKKKKEGYKRKFKGVTFETLFTRNYIQNNVFQETLGYVNNENKGVYGIEKYYDKELSGKTGIITGLRKIPKALQGIMKLANIKKSEDRKEEEGDNLVLTIDSFLQYALNDELEDAYVKYNASSTMGILVEVETGKILAMSSYPKAEEKAEIKNRPITDYFEPGSIFKPITVAIGLETKAINKNTKIYSSGSIKVYDTIVRDHDSSTIGTLGLADIVAHSGNVAMVKIQNEINKNTFYHYLADVGFGGKTGIDTYFESMQKLREFKTLKDEVRRANISFGQGIAVTQIQMIMALNTVINNGKLMKPYLVDRIEDNKGNTVKQNKPDMIKKVFSDEASRLNRKYMEASVNRGTGGGAYIPGYRVGGKTGTAQKAGKDGYKNSHVGSFFAFFPADKPKYAILITISEPKGEKYYGAQVALPSARNVLQKLIEYKRIQPDGKIKTIDIKNTESVQVEKKKDLGKIKQDFNKNIMPDLTGISLREFLSIYPQGKFSQYEVTGSGAIISQFPEKGTKLDKKSKIQIMLE from the coding sequence ATGAAAAAGGGCAAGAAAAAAAATAATATTATTGACAGAGCAAAGTCAAATATGGAAAAAAACAGAAAAGAGCAAAAAGTTAAGAATTTTTTCAAAGTATTGTTAAAATATTTAAACACATTTAGAGGAAGATTTGGACTTTTGGTATTGTTTACAACTATAGGATTTGCAGTAATACTTGGAAAAGTGTATAGTCTTCAAACTGGAGGTGGAAAAGAATACAGAGAGAAAGGTGAAAAGCAATATTCATCTCAAAGTTTTACAAAAGCTAAAAGAGGGCGAATCTCCACCAGTGATGGACAAGTTTTAGCTTATGACAACGAAGAATTTATTATTAATCTAAATCCTAGCCTTATTGAGCAAAATAATATTGACATAGTGCTTGAAATGTTAAAAAAATACATTCCTGAACTGGAGATCGAAAAATATAAAAGCGAGTATTTAAAAGATAAGCAGATTCAAAAAAAATATTTAAAAGTTGAGCATACAATTCCCTATAATACAAAAATAGCCATTGAAGCAGAAATTGATAATGATATCAAAAATATGAAAAAGAAGAAAAAAGAGGGCTATAAAAGAAAATTTAAAGGGGTAACATTTGAAACATTATTTACAAGAAATTATATTCAAAATAATGTCTTTCAAGAAACTCTTGGGTATGTAAATAATGAAAATAAGGGCGTTTATGGGATTGAAAAATATTATGATAAGGAACTTTCAGGAAAAACAGGCATTATAACTGGACTTAGAAAAATTCCAAAGGCTTTACAGGGAATTATGAAACTTGCGAATATAAAGAAATCTGAAGACAGAAAAGAAGAAGAAGGAGATAACCTTGTACTTACAATTGACAGTTTTTTACAATATGCTCTTAATGATGAACTAGAAGATGCTTATGTAAAATATAATGCTTCTTCTACAATGGGAATTTTAGTCGAGGTAGAAACTGGAAAAATACTTGCAATGTCATCGTATCCAAAGGCAGAAGAAAAGGCTGAAATAAAAAATAGACCAATTACAGATTATTTTGAACCTGGTTCAATATTTAAGCCTATAACAGTTGCAATAGGATTGGAAACAAAAGCAATTAATAAAAATACAAAAATATATTCATCAGGTTCAATAAAAGTATATGATACAATAGTAAGAGATCATGACAGTTCAACAATTGGGACTTTAGGTTTAGCAGATATAGTTGCACATTCTGGAAATGTGGCGATGGTAAAAATACAGAATGAGATTAATAAAAATACTTTTTACCATTATTTAGCAGATGTTGGATTCGGCGGAAAAACAGGCATAGATACGTATTTTGAATCAATGCAGAAACTTCGTGAGTTTAAAACTTTGAAAGATGAAGTCAGAAGGGCTAATATATCTTTTGGACAGGGGATTGCAGTAACGCAGATTCAAATGATAATGGCATTAAATACAGTCATTAACAATGGTAAGTTAATGAAGCCTTATCTGGTAGACAGGATAGAAGACAACAAAGGGAATACGGTAAAACAGAATAAGCCCGATATGATAAAAAAAGTATTTAGTGATGAAGCCTCAAGATTAAATAGAAAGTATATGGAAGCAAGTGTAAATCGTGGAACTGGAGGAGGAGCATATATACCCGGCTACCGTGTTGGTGGAAAAACAGGAACTGCTCAGAAAGCTGGAAAGGATGGATATAAAAATAGTCATGTCGGTTCATTTTTTGCATTTTTTCCAGCAGACAAGCCTAAATATGCTATATTGATAACTATCAGTGAACCTAAAGGTGAAAAATATTATGGAGCGCAAGTTGCCTTGCCATCTGCAAGAAATGTACTACAAAAATTAATAGAGTATAAAAGAATACAGCCAGATGGAAAAATTAAGACTATAGATATAAAAAATACTGAATCTGTTCAAGTGGAAAAGAAGAAGGATCTAGGAAAAATAAAGCAAGATTTTAATAAAAATATTATGCCGGATTTGACAGGAATAAGTTTAAGGGAATTTTTATCAATTTATCCACAAGGGAAATTTTCACAGTATGAAGTTACTGGAAGTGGAGCGATTATTTCACAGTTTCCTGAAAAAGGAACAAAATTAGATAAAAAGTCTAAGATACAAATAATGTTGGAATAA